Sequence from the Rutidosis leptorrhynchoides isolate AG116_Rl617_1_P2 chromosome 3, CSIRO_AGI_Rlap_v1, whole genome shotgun sequence genome:
AGTTATAGAATCCCAATCCATTATAAGGACACTAGCATGAGAGCACCATTTGGATCATAATGAGTAGATCGACAGGGACACCCAAAGTTTCAAACCCTGTTTTTTTTATGAAAACCCATCATGTAAGAGTCAGATGCCGTGTATATTCTTGACACCAATGGGGATCGAATCCTCACCCATATTTGCAAAGAGCTTCCACATAGTGAGGCCCGATATCTAAAGCAACAAGTAACAGCGTTGGTAACAAATATATAATATTCCCAGAACAAGGTGCATCATTTCACACACAATGTTCATACCGCCAATTGATAGCCTTAAAGTTATTTTACCGTATGCATAATATTAATAGACAACACTCTAGATTATCCTAAATTTCTATGAAGAAAATTAAACCAACTAGCAAGCATCCTGCATAATTTTTAATAAACTGAAATACTGAATAGTCATGTTACTGATGCAACAACTAATTTAACAAACTAGAGAATTTTTCGAGAACTATTGGTGTGATTATTTCCTGTTACACCCTTTTGCATGGGCGCAACAGGAACATGGGTAACAATGTTTACTCCAACCAATGCAAGCCGCATAGGTTAGCCATCAAGCTGTACATTGTTATATCTCTTCATTGCAGCAACCGCATCTGACTGGCAAACAAACACAACCTCTGCAGTTCCCTGTCAGATCAACTCTTCTATAAGTTACTAGTAGATGCAACTATAAATGCAACACAtgacaatttcaacccatttatttGTGAAATGGTTGATTCAGGCGATGCTTTATCTCCAAGGAAAAAAAAATAGCTAAAGTGAAagaatatatttaacaaactaactGTATTTTAAATGCATAAAAGCTACCTACAGTTTATTTGATAGTTGATACACTAACTACATATCATTAAAGGCGTTTTGAAACTTTAAGCTTTAGTATACCTTTGAAATTCCAGTTCTATCATAATGGACTGAGTAGCGTTTCAACTCTCCAACATCATAAAACAGCACCTGCAGATGGCCACATGAGTATGAAGCAAAAATATAGTTTCAAATATAGCATAAATAGGTACCGAACAACTCTCACGACATGTATTTTCACAAAACTACCACATCAGCCAAAAAACTCCCAGATAACCCCCACTATAGCGAGTGGTCTAACATTTATTAAACGAAAGCAGCATAAAATCACTTATTCAACACATATTAACCATAATACATTTAAAACAGCTTTGTGTATAAATCCaataatccatatatatataccTTCATATCCTCATTAGTAACTTCATAGTGCAAATTAGAGATATAAAGCTTTGTCCCTGCTTCAGAATTACCCTTGCCTCCAACCAGCATTTCTTGCACATGATAAGCCTGCAATCACAACAGTTAACCCTAAAAAATGTAATACATACACACGGCAAAACTTATACGAGTATTTTGTATACaactataattttaattttaagatttTCAGCAGAATTATTAATAACTCGCCAATAATGACTGATTACATATTAGTGATTCTCATGTCCGAGAAATCTTCGTTATTAGCATTCAGTTATGATAAATGGACCTAGTTTTAACCACCAAATTCCTCTCACTTTATTGTGGGTGATAGAATTTGAACGTAGGTTTAAACTGCCACTGAAGTAATTTGTTTAGAAACCCTAAAACATCACCTGAGGGACAAAGtttacattttacattttacaaACCATTATATCAAAATTCCTGATACAAACAATTATATCAAAATTTACATTTTACATCATTAGTTATAGTATATGAAAAGAATCTCTAACAAGTAACTTCTAAAGTATCTTATACATATTATAAGCTCATTTTATCATCCTTCGGACAATAGTAGATCCCGTTTATCGCTGATCCAACTACACCCGGGAGTTTTCTTAACCCCCGTATCAAACATTCTCATCCTTAACCTTTTAGCATCAGCCCATCGGCCTGATTCTGCATAAATACTCGATAAAACCACATAATGAGCTTGCTTAACCGTCTCTAACTTCACAAGATTATCTAAAGCTAACTCACCAAACTTCACATTACAATGCATTTGACACGCACCCAATAACCCACCCCAAACTCCCGCATCTGGTTCCATTGGCATCGACTCAATTAACCttaatgtttcatcaaacaaacccGCTCGTCCTAACAAATCCACCATACAAGCATAATGTTCCAACTTTGGCTCAATACAATATTTCCTTTTCATTAAATTAAACACATTTTTTCCCTCTTCAACTAAACCAGCATGTCTACAAGCAGACAACATGCTCAAAAACGACACTGAGTCGATTTCAACAACATTATCTTGCATAAGTGTAAAAAACTCAAATGCACAATTCACAAGCCCGTTTAATGCGTATGCAGCCAGCATTACATTCCAAGAAACTGTATCCTTATCGTTAATTTCATCAAAAACAGCTAATGCATTATCAACGCGCCCACATTTTGAATACATGTCAATAAGCCCGTTCCCAATTGTAGTATACGAAAACAATCCGGTACATATTATCGCACCGTGCAACGATGCACCTTCTTTTATGTCTGACAAGTAAGCAACTGCTGGTAGTACACTCACAAACGTGACTAAACCGGGTTTAAAACCTTCAACTTTCATTCTGTTAAACATTAAAACAGATTTTTGAGCATGCCCGTTTCGCGTATAACCTCCAATCATCACATTCCACATAACTTGATCTTTAAATTCGGTTAATCCAAACAAAAGTTCAGCATAAGAAAGATTCCCGGTTTTCGCGTACATATCAATAAGAGCATTGTTAACATGACAATCAGATTCAAACCCATATTTTATAACTAACCCATGAACCATGGTTCCAATGTTAAAATCGGCTAAATGGGCCAACGATGTAACCACACCCACAATGCTACCCGGGTCAGGGTGCACGTCAGTTAACCGTAATCTACAAAACATATTAACCGCAAGATTAGCCTCACCAATCTGAGCATACTGATTAATTAAAGCATTCCACACCACAACTTCTTTATAACACATTCGCTCAAAAACACACATTGCTGATTTAAAGTCATCACATTTGGCATACATGGCAACAAGTGAAGTTTCTATAGACATATCAGAGTTAATTCCCTTTTTAATTGAATAACAATGTAAACTTTTTCCTAGTTTCTTGCAGCATAACTCTGCACATGCGGGAAGAACACCAACTATTGTTACCATACTTGGTTCAAATCCTGCAAACTGCATATCATGAAATAAGGAAATCGCTTCTTCATAATAACCGGATTGTGTAAATGCTGCAATAACTGCAGACCAAGCTACCATATCTTTTCCAGAAAGATTATGAAATAAATCTCGAGCCTTTTCAAACTCTCCACATTTTGCATACATTGTTATAAGAGGTGTACACACACGAATATCAGAATCAAACCTGTTTTTGTTCACACATTCATGAATGATTTTTCCTGTTTCTAAATCGTGTATTTCACCAGCTGCTGATAAAGCACTAACAACTGATACGATATTTACGTTTAGACCACTGTTCATCATTTGATCAAATAATTCCAGGACTTCATAGTGACACCCATTGAGTGAAAATCCAGCCATCATTGTACCCCATGAAACATCGTCTGGATTTTGCATCAGTTCAAATACTTGATAAGCGATATCAGTTCTTTCACATTTGGAGTACACATCAATCAATCCATTCACAACATTATTTGGAAAACGTCTCCTAATTACATACCCATGAACACAATTGCACAATCTAACACTTGATAGCTTACAAACTGCAGGAAACAAATTCAACAAACTAACACTGTTAGGCTGAACTCCCCCATCAAACTGCATATTCCGAAAAACCTCGACTGCTTGCCCGAAATCAGAACTTTGCGATAACCCTGCCACCATGGCATTCCACACAGCTACATCTCTCTgaggcattttatcaaacacttcACGTGCACAAACCAACTGCCCACATTTACAGTACATATCTATAAGTCCAGTCCCAATGTAAATATCATATTCTAACCTATTCTTAACAATCTCTTCATGAATCAAAACACCCTTTTCAATATCCAAAAGCAAAGTACAAGCTTTAAGTACATACGTATAAGTGTACTTATCAGGCTGTACTATAAAATCGTCATTATTAACCATTTTATTGTATATAATTACTGCTTCTTGATATTGTTTTGATTTTATATGTGCTTTAATCATTGAATTACATAATATAACATTTGGATTTGATGTCGAATTAAATACTAATCGAGCAAGATTGATTTTTTTGAAGGATGAGTATGATTGTATGAGATGGGAGTTTGTATAATTGCTGTGTGCGAAGCCTGTGACTATTAATTGGGTGTGAATTTGAAGAAGGTGGTTTAGGGTTTTAGCTGTGGAGATGAAACTGATTATATGGTGGTGATTGTTGAAGGAAATTTGTGAAGGGTAATTATGAAAGGCTTTGGAGATGGAATTAAGGTGTTTTGGATGTAAGTTGCGATGATTGTATGTAAGGAAGAGTTTGATTTAAAACATGATTGCTTGTATTGGTTTAAAGATTTTAAAAAgtggcaaatatatatatatatatatcatacagaTGAACCAGGTTCTTTTTTAACTACGGAATACTAAAAATGACAGTCTACGGGTTATAGTAATAAACTTATAACCGGGTAAACGgatacattttttatttttatttttttatgttggGACTATCATATCATATACTCCGTAAGTGGATTAATTTTAATCGGTTATACTAAACAGGTTATCTTGTGATAGTTTTTGCAACTCAAATATGTTGCTAGTGATATCCAAACTCTATTAATCTCTGAGAATATGATAATCTCAAATCACTTGCTATTCGATAATATGAATGACGAACATGTTTTATAACTCGTACAGTAGATGCTTTCTGAAAATTACATGACTATACAAGTACCAATCTCTCTTTCATGTTAtagttgataaaaaaaaaaaaaaaaaaaaaaaaaaaacgattctgGCAGGGGGCCTTATATGGTTAGTTTGATCATTTTAGACCACGGTCACTAGTAGTTTCGAAGTTTCTGGGCGTAATACTCTGCTTCATGAGAACACTTGATATAGGAACTAAACATAGACCTCTGTTGCATAAGCCGGCTTCTACCTCCTCAATCTGTTGTGTATCCTGCAGCAACTTCTGTTCACATAACATATTATTCCTAGTACTATTTACATTTACAGTCAGCTATAATGATTTTAGTTTAGGACTTAGCTTTATGATAATGAAATATACCTGAATTTGGTCATGAAGGAGATTGATAGAGATGTGAGCTTCTTGAAGCACTGAAGCAGTGTCTGTCTGCACAAGCCACGAATTATGTTATAAGATTTGTTTAGTCAAATACCGATTATCTATCATACTTCTATATTTGGTTTTTCAAAAATAcacaaaaaataaagaaaattttcgaaaataTAGAACCTTTCTGTAAGGAGAGACGAGCTTCTGGAGGGCTGTAATCTTGTCAGCTAGCTTTTGGCTTCTTCTCATAGGCACCTGTATCAcatttcataaattttaatttaattaattaatggtAGTTAAGATGTCCATAAAATGAGCTATCCAATTACATGTTAATAATTATACAAACCCGTTCTCTTACACATCTAATTCGTTGTATTTGTTCCTGATGTGCAAGTTTCTTGTTTACAACCTTTTGATCGCGAACATCATTCATGCGTTTCTTGTTCAAAACAGGACTATAATTACTGTCTGCAAGTGCAGATTGGTAGTCGATCATAAAGGGGCGTTGAATAGGAACATTATCAACAAGTCGTCTATGCTCAGGCTGTTGATAGTAGTTATGCACTTCTGGGTCAAGTCGAAAGTTTTGGCCATAGATTCTGTGAATTTACATACATTGTTATAAGTAAGTTATAACAACGGGTCCTTGTACATAATGAAGATGCATATGTGTTTAAATAACATTTTAATGGGTCGTTGTACATTCTACAAGGGTAAAACAGTTTTTAAGTAACTAAAACTGCATTAGTTGCAGAGTATTGAACTTACTTTTTATATAATGGACAtaagtttatataattatatacatacattttgtCGTCGTCTGGTATATCTGCAAGTCCCTCGTGGAAAGTGGACGAGGAGGACACTTCATTATTCATGTTTCCTGCATGTTTTTTAAAgtatttgatttaaaacttatgttaGTAGTCATCAAAACTACTAAAGTGAGATGGTCCCAATTATATGAACAAACTCAAGCAAATGATACAAGATATCTACTTACCAAAGCTATATAGTTTAGATAAAAACGATGGTAGGATGCCGTAGCTCATTCCCAAAGTATTTTTGTTAACAATGCCTGCAAAAGGAACATTATGATACACATTAATATCTAGAAAGCGAGATTGTGCTCTTATGCAGGAGACAACTCGAGTTTTGTTAAAAACGgtcaaggttttcgatatctggcGAATAAAGATACAAAAATGAATGTATCTGATGTAAACATACAAGAAGTAAGAGTTGTACCTGTCAATATGAAGACTTGGATTGTGGATGGAACTAAGGGGGTTGAATGGCCATTTATGCTTGTAATAAGGGCGGCTGCTGCAGTCAAGGTGTTAGTTTAATCCAGTTTGACTTGCTTATTTAGCTTGTTTATTATACTGATCATGAAAACCGTCCTCTTTGATTACTTTAGTTCCTTTATTAAACTTACAAACAGGAAGAAATATAATAGATGAAAAATACACGTGAACGTGATGTTTTTTGTTCATGTGAAATATTTGTTGAATAGGTTGGTTAGCTATATTGCATAAATATAAAACCTAGTGGCAATTTTAAGGGTTATTATATACATTAGTATACACATAAATTAATGAGTTAAAGTCATAAATAGatcatatactttcatttttttCCTAATATCGGCTATATACCCTAAAAAAATACTaatgtaggttatatactcttAAAAGTTGTATCGATGTACACACATTTAACAAATTACCAGCTGAACCAGTAAAGTTAATTGTTTAACAttttttttgcattttatatggctacaaataggtcatatactttcagttttgttccgatgtaggctatatactttcacttTTGTTCCGATTTATCACCAACGTCATTCTCCACGTAGGATGTCACGCCATCGTTTAATTGTTTATCCGGTTAATAAGTTTTGTCCAttcatattagtacactttatgaaagtatatagcctacatcacTATTTTTCGGGgaaagtgtaacatcccgtttttcccgtacatgccTAAAGGTACGTGTTTAACCATTTGTACGTTTATATTTCGTTgtttatgataaataaacataagTGTTAGTTGTTGTGtaaatgtatatatgaatataatatatatgcTTAAGAaggtatgcatgtataagtatatgcatgagtTTTGATGGCGTTAAGTCGGGCGAGGCCTTAGGATGAAGTCTAGTGTATATGAGAAACGAGAACGAAGCTTAAAAGTCGTGTAAATCTTTGTGAGTTTAAATATGGAAAGGTGGTCAGActgcggccattgtcgcgccgcggagaggaaggtcgcgccgcgacatataacgcgAATCAAGAGTCATGAAACAGATTAAACGGCTCAAATTTTATGTGCATTGCCTCGTCGCGACAtatggggtcgcgccgcgacccactgggtgaactggttccggttttagcttttaaaaagagtgaatcaagggtatttttcatctttttgcgtgtagatctgattgagactttaagtctcagccacttatccttattattcattttcttttccattttcttctctattttcctctcaaaacataaaaacccaattgaattcaaagtgagatttgagagtgaagatttgagagttgatctttggagcaagaattaaaattgttctcctcgttcttagctacgcgtggatagtgttggtaagtcttaactccgtattttgagttttagttaatttatggctagggtttggccatttgggacttgtaagacccatttggggattaaatgggtggatttgggttaatttgatgtaagaaaacccaaatggtgttaacCTATGGTTTGTTCATGTAATTGGggttttgtaagtgttaaattgagttgttagtcactaacacacttgtaaatgatgaaagctTGTTaaagggttaagtttgaccaagtttgtgtgtataagtgttaaaatgggtcaaatgagtcatgattgacctaattgggtgaaatgggtatgaaatacccatagtTGTGTTAGTTGGTGATATTAGGCTCCAATCACTAACTTTTAGTaatttatgacgagtcatggccattaatgggcggtttggtgggtgtgagtcatttaatgcggttaggacattaaatgctcaagaattgagtaatagtggttaattccactaggttgtatgttaattaaatgcataatgtgataggtgcatttccttgaaggttgcgagcttgattcactagatcaccaaaggcgataaggtgagtggaataattatatgcgtgcatatatgatgtatttatttgtgtggtatgagttgtgaagtgtcgacgtgttaagacaccacttctcacgtggcgtgtgatgacccaaaaaatttcgacttatttaaaccaattctctacacgatttattattttgacaggttaaacaaagtctgttagattgagtctcaaaattttagaactgtttcatatgttcaattacctttgactactctcgacgatttgtgaacaattatatgtatgtatgtatatatatatatatgtatatatatatgtatatatatatatatatacacatatatatatatatatatatatatatatatatatacacacacatatatatatatatatatatatatatatatatatatattataagatgtacaagtaaaaaaaaatgactttcctacagtaaaaacgactttgctacagtaaaacactatttgctacagtgacactatttgctacaataaacactattgctacagtaccactatttgctacagtaaacactatttgatgtcgacaaactagcaaacaaaagcggatcaggcggccatgcgatcgcatggcaaaaaaactgaaaactcatgcgatcgcatgagctacaggaaatggaaaagtactataaatacgcctgTTTGCTCGACGGATTCTtcacattttttttcttcttctataatctgtatttatgtagtgacccgaacttttccatgtttatatatatattaaatgaaattgttatttacatgattaagtgtttccaacatgttaagcaatcaaacttgttaagacttgattaattgaaataggtttcatatagacaattgaccacccaagttgaccggtgattcacgaacgttaaaacttgtaaaaactatatgatgacatatatatggatatatatatatatatatatagttaacatgatattatgataagtaaatatatcattaagtatattaacaatgaactatatatgtaaaagcaagactactaacttaatgattttgaaacgagacatatatgtaacgattatcgttgtaacgacatttaatgtatatatatcatattaagagatattcatacatcatattatcatgataatataataatttaaaatctcatttaatattataaacattgggttaacaacatttaacaagatcgttaacctaaaggtttcaaaacaacacttacatgtaacgactaatgatgacttaacgactcagttaaaatgtatatacatgtagtgtttgaaatgacccgttcatatacattataaacgattcacaatagttgattacattgcaaggtatttgacctctatatgatacattttacaaacattgcattcgtttttaaaagacaaaatttctttacatcgaaaattgacaggcatgcataccatttcataatatccactatccaactataaattgatttaataataatctttgatgaactcaatgactcgaatgcaacgttcttcgaaatatgctatgaaagactccaagtaatatctttaaaatgagcaaatgcacagcggaagatttctttaacacctgagaataaacatgctttaaagtgtcaaccaaaaggttggtgagttcattagtttatcacaatcatttatttccaacattttaatagaccacaagaatttcatttccagttctcataaatatacgtcccatgcatagagacaaaaataatcattcatatggtgaacacctggtaaccgacattaactagatacatataagaatatcccctatcattctgggatcctccttcggacatgatataaatttcgaagtactaaagcatccggtactttggatggggtttgttaggcccaatagatctatctttaggattcgcgtcaattagggtgtctgttccctaattcttagattaccagactttaataaaaaggggcatattcgatttcgataattcaaccatagaatgtagtttcaattacttgtgtctatttcgtcaaacatttataaaagcgcatgtattctcagtcccaaaaatataaagggtaaaaaggcaaatgaaactcaccatactgtatttcgtagtaaaaatacgtataacgtcattgaacaagtgcaaggttggcctcggattcacgaacctaaattaattatatataattatgtgttggtcaatatttgtctaacaaattaggccaagtcatagtgtaccacaatcctaatgctcgagactaatatgcaaaagtcaacaaaagtaaatttgactcaaaataatttccaaaaatctatacatgattaatatatagtttaaatatcgtcgttttatatttttaaatatttttaaaagatttattagagtaaataatataatttatttattaataaataaaattttatattaaatttatataatataatatacttttatatatattaagtaataaaatttataggattcatttaatatcataaagataatatgataggtattattaaagtaagttattacacgtagtaaaatatgtttgtatcacatatttatttgataaaataatatctataatgatagtaagtaaaagttgtattattttgtaataataattattattataaaaatatcaatatttataattactaagatgacattatgataaaacgataattctaattatgataactttaatatttacgataatttttaatattatctttaaaataataattctattaaaaataataataataatgatattttatattaacaatgacatttctattaaaatgataatttttgttaaaatgatagttttaatactaacgatatttttaataataatagtaatgataaaaattataagaatgataattttatctaaatcaatatcttataatattttaatttcatcatgatactcttactcattatttcctaatcgtttcgtttaatagcttttaatcgtcttttatatcgtgttcataataatgataataatagtaatcaaaataattaggtgttacaaatatttgttttaattacactaatattaataatgatagttactataacatttttaacgataatactaataattatcttaatgataatatagtaataataataataacaatgacaatatccatttttaaataatgatatatatattaataatgataataataataataataataacaatactaatgataataataattggataataataataataatactaattataactttaacgataataacgatagtaataataaaaaaataacaatttttaatgataaatcccttttattgataaagataataataatgataataataagataaaactag
This genomic interval carries:
- the LOC139902929 gene encoding pentatricopeptide repeat-containing protein At2g39620-like, which produces HPKHLNSISKAFHNYPSQISFNNHHHIISFISTAKTLNHLLQIHTQLIVTGFAHSNYTNSHLIQSYSSFKKINLARLVFNSTSNPNVILCNSMIKAHIKSKQYQEAVIIYNKMVNNDDFIVQPDKYTYTYVLKACTLLLDIEKGVLIHEEIVKNRLEYDIYIGTGLIDMYCKCGQLVCAREVFDKMPQRDVAVWNAMVAGLSQSSDFGQAVEVFRNMQFDGGVQPNSVSLLNLFPAVCKLSSVRLCNCVHGYVIRRRFPNNVVNGLIDVYSKCERTDIAYQVFELMQNPDDVSWGTMMAGFSLNGCHYEVLELFDQMMNSGLNVNIVSVVSALSAAGEIHDLETGKIIHECVNKNRFDSDIRVCTPLITMYAKCGEFEKARDLFHNLSGKDMVAWSAVIAAFTQSGYYEEAISLFHDMQFAGFEPSMVTIVGVLPACAELCCKKLGKSLHCYSIKKGINSDMSIETSLVAMYAKCDDFKSAMCVFERMCYKEVVVWNALINQYAQIGEANLAVNMFCRLRLTDVHPDPGSIVGVVTSLAHLADFNIGTMVHGLVIKYGFESDCHVNNALIDMYAKTGNLSYAELLFGLTEFKDQVMWNVMIGGYTRNGHAQKSVLMFNRMKVEGFKPGLVTFVSVLPAVAYLSDIKEGASLHGAIICTGLFSYTTIGNGLIDMYSKCGRVDNALAVFDEINDKDTVSWNVMLAAYALNGLVNCAFEFFTLMQDNVVEIDSVSFLSMLSACRHAGLVEEGKNVFNLMKRKYCIEPKLEHYACMVDLLGRAGLFDETLRLIESMPMEPDAGVWGGLLGACQMHCNVKFGELALDNLVKLETVKQAHYVVLSSIYAESGRWADAKRLRMRMFDTGVKKTPGCSWISDKRDLLLSEG